From Apis mellifera strain DH4 linkage group LG5, Amel_HAv3.1, whole genome shotgun sequence, the proteins below share one genomic window:
- the LOC102656199 gene encoding uncharacterized protein LOC102656199 yields MVLKYNYFFYANVCHICKRFGKEISLKRCGNCSMISYCSKEHQKIHWSQHKDLCNAICSVLKDNTMILNIKQNIDLKTWTQMKMNFMLLVAIKLDRKLEYYEEQMFKFPRSCVTCHDQNIKILQNCSNCPNISFCIKHKDNIIHKKFCNLIKLCFNLDIISITYNKKIPRIKIPHHTNHINLPENIKNFIDCYIEPQKDLQISMVEETIINTEYLTRPLTFLYAIQKLQYFLKNNNIIIHIIAANMIDINGIELWEILLHWLPCTTMAKIILIGPELSIGSISMNLCKNCQYNNKQLSIQICDTLYESYANSDSYMKPNFIIGYNAGIHEYEDFKSENYTWRQSLKIIAKQNCPLILTSYTLTEAEKEQIRLNEVLNNYIKCTYFEQNPFSSLRPYRDFETEGIYYQNQYIIIYKNLNILQ; encoded by the coding sequence atggtacttaaatataactattttttttatgcaaatgtatgtcatatttgtaaaagatttggcaaagaaatttctttaaagagaTGTGGTAATTGTAGTATGATTTCTTATTGTTCTAAAGAACATCAAAAAATACATTGGTCACAGCATAAAGATTTATGCAATGCAATATGTAGTGTTTTAAAAGACAAtacaatgattttaaatattaaacaaaatattgatttaaaaacttGGActcaaatgaaaatgaattttatgttaCTTGTAGCAATAAAGCTTGatagaaaattagaatacTATGAAGAACAAATGTTCAAATTTCCCAGATCCTGTGTTACATGTcatgatcaaaatataaagattcttCAAAATTGTTCTAATTGTCCAAATATTAGTTTTTGTATAAAGCACAaggataatataatacataaaaaattttgtaatcttataaagttgtgctttaatttagatataatctcaataacatataataaaaaaataccaagAATAAAAATACCACATCAtacaaatcatataaatttacctgagaacataaaaaattttatagattgttATATTGAACCACAAAAAGATTTACAAATATCAATGGTAgaagaaacaataattaatacagaATATCTTACACGACCTTTAACATTCCTTTATgcaatacaaaaattacaatattttttgaaaaataataatatcattattcatattattgcaGCCAATATGATAGATATCAATGGTATAGAACTTTGGGAAATTCTTTTACATTGGTTACCATGCACAACAatggcaaaaattattttaataggaCCTGAATTATCTATAGGTTCTATATCAATGAATCTATGTAAAAATTgtcaatataataacaaacaatTATCAATTCAAATATGTGATACACTTTATGAAAGTTATGCGAATAGTGATTCATATATGAaaccaaattttattattggatataATGCAGGAATACATGAATATGAAGattttaaatctgaaaattatacatggaggcaatcattgaaaattatagcTAAACAAAACTGTCCATTAATTCTAACATCTTATACTTTAACAGAAgcagaaaaagaacaaatcaGACTTAatgaagttttaaataattatataaagtgtacatattttgaacaaaatcCATTTTCTAGTTTAAGACCATATAGAGATTTTGAAACTGAAGGAATATATTaccaaaatcaatatataattatttataaaaatttaaatattttacaataa
- the LOC100579049 gene encoding cactin, whose amino-acid sequence MEKYSHRKDCEKLKKEDKNRSKYKDKISHSANESDYDRHFKKSKSRHKSKNSKYKKSKHRNSSESCEFHKKSSKNKKKRSSSSSSSSSSSEFSSSSSSNSSSDSTKLLEKLQKQRQKQIEDRKHQKELMKATETPEEKRLRRLKKKEAKERKRKERMGWDNDYLHYTNTDNPFGDGNLLSTFVWSKKLEKEGLLGVSREELEIRNRHKQEENKRELEKVKKRRQERELERQQREEEMTMLQRGKEAAQLEQWARQEDQFHLEQARLRSRIRIQDGRAKPIDLLAKYISAEEEVDAVEMHEPYTYLRGLHVKDLEDLIEDIKVYKELERGKNLDYWNDITVIVEDELHKLRKLERSEYEVAVGRREGIHESVAKDVTAIFKGKTATQLEALQLQIEVKITGKPEGVDIGYWESLLSQLKAHMARARLRDRHQENLRKKLEVLIAEQGVARTENETENLQTISEQSEKQEEPTTTTTIEKSEESQSDDDQEANNAAEDLLSESFCEYESGGYSPKYIPYSQLEPGTLVTLEEDDNQRLEYARNQVLSTGRKIQNVMTAEEQAMHREARKNMNSDEAQFSVESSLEAQIYLWSDKYRPRKPRYFNRVHTGFEWNKYNQTHYDMDNPPPKIVQGYKFNIFYPDLIDKNTTPEYFLIKRGVSLYDEPERPKTANLEKPSILDPDLVDKLDMSLLSKESLIDSITQHRLLKTSGETSSFPSSSKYRQNVIGTERQREQYSLVLNGEATWCNPFSIRHKRRSFEHLLDSKLGHIDMSRMQKQSCIGGQNMSFTKKNNTKLDDNNNKLKINNLIVSIRNATINQKVVSLSTLKKKNSRPIQYDLEVFTASSTKSAPEPCKSCGKSNQPERFHSHPKSTQSKTKDNFANSKSKTTVPKTIQKPVALNFRSDKNKNKVEETIIENLKSNYCQERSNTSYRPSSAPIKKGPRSVTCYICGREFGTASFPIHEPRCMQKWERENNSLPVNQRRPIPQRPDITINHSDWNVAAWEESQAQLISCKCGRTFLPERLLVHQKSCKIFIKNSETEKTGSLFREKSASITRVGPPMITCQSCGKSFGTKSIKIHEPQCIKRMQTETDKQFHSRKKEPIRQQKSEMMIVHENLSRPTGENEQKKMVTCYICGKDFGSSSIAIHEPQCLKKWYTENKKLSPNQKRKELENPEIIYTRDSEIGNMTIDIAAMVEASWKSHLSQLLPCKRCGRTFNPDRVSVHERSCKGSR is encoded by the exons atggaaaaatattctcatagaaaagattgtgaaaaattaaaaaaagaagataaaaatcgatctaaatataaagataagatTTCTCATAGTGCTAATGAAAGTGATTATGAtcgtcattttaaaaaatcaaaatcgagacataaatctaaaaattcaaaatataaaaaatccaaaCATAGAAATTCCTCTGAATCATgtgaatttcataaaaaatcatcgaaaaataaaaaaaaaag atcATCATCGTCGTCATCTTCATCCAGTTCAAGTGAATTTAGTAGTTCATCATCATCTAATTCTTCATCAGATTCTACAAAGCTTTTAGAAAAGCTTCAGAAGCAACGTCAAAAACAAATTGAGGATAGAAAACATCAAAAGGAATTAATGAAAGCTACAGAAACAccagaagaaaaaagattacgtcgtttaaaaaagaaagaagctaaggaacgaaaaagaaaagaaagaatgggatgggataatgattatttacattatacaaaTACAGATAATCCATTTGGTGATGGAAATTTACTTTCTACTTTTGTTTGGTctaaaaaacttgaaaaagaaGGTTTACTTGGTGTAAGTAgagaagaattagaaattagaaatagacataaacaagaagaaaataaaagagaattagaaaaagttaAGAAAAGAAGACAAGAAAGAGAACTAGAAAGACaacaaagagaagaagaaatgacaATGCttcaaagaggaaaagaagctGCTCAGTTGGAACAATGGGCCAGACAGGAAgatcaatttcatttagaaCAAGCAAGATTAAGATCACGTATTAGAATACAAGATGGTCGTGCAAAACCAATTGATCTTCTTGCTAAATATATCAGTGCAGAAGAAGAGGTTGATGCTGTAGAAATGCATGAACCTTATACTTATTTACGTGGATTACATGTGAAAGATTTAGAAGATCTCATTGAGgatattaaagtttataaagaattagaacgtggtaaaaatttagattattggAATGATATTACAGTAATTGTTGAAGATGAGTTgcataaattaagaaaattagaaagatcAGAATATGAAGTTG CTGTTGGTAGAAGAGAAGGAATACATGAATCAGTTGCTAAAGATGTAACTGctatttttaaaggaaaaacagCAACACAATTAGAAGCTTTGCAGTTACAAATTGAAGTAAAAATTACAGGAAAACCAGAAGGTGTTGATATAGGATATTGGGAAAGTCTACTATCTCAACTTAAAG CGCATATGGCGAGAGCACGATTAAGAGATCGACATCAAGAAAATTTACgtaaaaaattagaagtttTAATTGCCGAACAAGGTGTAGCTAGAACGGAAAATGAAACTGAGAATTTACAGACAATTAGTGAGCAATCGGAAAAACAAGAAGAACCAACTACCACTACAACTATAGAAAAAAGTGAAGAAAGTCAATCAGA tgATGATCAAGAGGCTAATAATGCAGCAGAAGATCTTTTATCAGAATCATTTTGTGAATATGAATCAGGAGGCTATTCTCCAAAATATATACCATATTCTCAACTTGAGCCAGGAACATTAGTTACTTTGGAAGAGGATGATAATCAACGATTGGAATATGCAAGAAATCAAGTACTCAGTACAGGTCGAAAGATCCAAAATGTTATGACTGCAGAAGAACAAGCAATGCATAGAGAAGCacgtaaaaatatgaattctgATGAAGCACAATTTAGTGTTGAATCATCTTTAGAGGCACAGATTTATCTTTGGTCTGACAAGTATAGACCCAGAAAGCCAAGGTACTTCAATCGAGTTCATACCGGTTTtgaatggaataaatataatcaaaccCATTATGATATGGATAATCCACCTCCAAAAATCGTTCAAggttacaaatttaatatattttatccagatttaatagataaaaatacaacTCCTGAATATTTTTTG ATAAAACGCGGTGTTTCCTTGTATGATGAACCAGAAAGACCAAAGACTGCGAATCTTGAAAAACCAAGCATCCTAGACCCTGATCTCGTCGACAAACTGGATATGTCTCTTCTTAGCAAGGAATCACTTATTGACTCGATAACGCAGCATCGTCTTTTGAAAACAAGTGGAGAAACTTCGTCGTTTCCTTCGTCATCAAAGTACCGACAAAATGTCATTGGGACTGAACGACAACGAGAACAATATAGCTTAGTTTTGAATGGTGAGGCGACGTGGTGCAATCCCTTCTCCATACGCCACAAACGACGTAGTTTCGAACACCTTCTCGATTCGAAGCTTGGTCATATTGATATGTCTAGGATGCAAAAGCAGTCGTGTATAGGCGGACAGAATATGAGTTTtacgaagaagaataatacaaaactggatgataataacaat aaattgaaaattaataatctaatcgTGTCAATTAGAAATGCAACGATTAACCAGAAGGTTGTTTCCTTGTCCacgttgaaaaagaagaattcaaGGCCTATACAATACGACCTGGAAGTGTTTACAGCTTCCTCGACAAAGAGTGCTCCAGAACCTTGTAAAAGCTGCGGAAAATCGAATCAACCAGAACGATTTCATAGTCATCCAAAGAGTACTCAGTCCAAAACGAAAGATAACTTTGCGAATTCGAAGTCAAAAACCACAGTACCGAAAACTATTCAGAAACCTGTTGCTCTAAATTTTCGTagcgataaaaataagaataaagtgGAAGAAACAATCATTGAAAATCTTAAGTCAAATTATTGTCAAGAACGATCTAACACATCGTACAGGCCTTCATCAGCACCAATTAAGAAAGGACCAAGGAGTGTTACTTGTTATATATGTGGTCGCGAATTTGGGACTGCCAGTTTTCCTATTCACGAGCCTCGATGTATGCAG aaatgggaacgagaaaataattctttgccTGTGAACCAAAGACGACCGATACCTCAGAGACCTGATATCACTATCAATCATTCAGATTGGAATGTAGCAGCATGGGAAGAAAGTCAG gcACAATTGATTTCTTGCAAATGTGGAAGAACATTTTTACCAGAACGGTTGTTAGTGCATCAGAaaagttgtaaaatttttataaag AATTCTGAGACGGAAAAGACAGGAAGCTTGTTTAGAGAAAAATCTGCAAGTATAACACGAGTAGGACCTCCTATGATTACTTGCCAATCTTGTGGCAAAAGTTTCGGCACTAAAAGTATAAAGATACATGAGCCTCAATGCATCAAACGAATGCAAACTGAAACAGATAAACAGTTTcattctcgaaaaaaagagCCGATTCGACAACAAAAATCAGAAATGATGATCGTGCATGAAAATTTAAGCAGGCCAACGGGG gaAAATGAACAGAAGAAAATGGTCACATGTTATATATGTGGTAAAGATTTTGGATCCTCTAGTATAGCCATTCATGAGCCACAATGCTTAAAAAAATGGtatactgaaaataaaaaattatcaccaAATCAGAAGAGGAAGGAGTTAGAAAATCCTGAAATTATCTATACTC gtGATTCAGAAATAGGAAATATGACAATTGACATTGCTGCAATGGTTGAGGCCAGTTGGAAATCTCATTTAAGTCAATTGCTTCCATGCAAACGATGCGGAAGAACTTTTAATCCTGATCGCGTGAGCGTCCATGAACGAAGCTGCAAGGGAAGTCGTTAA
- the LOC412382 gene encoding excitatory amino acid transporter 3 isoform X1: MAHPKKWKSCMSENMLTMLTVVAVVIGAILGLILRNVKDEPWTKREIMYIQFPGDIFLRMLKALILPLIVASIISAIGGLDLNLSGKIGIRSIYYYASTTISAVILGIILVLIIRPGEFSANNMIAKENITPTKDITTTDTILDLIRNVFPPNLVQACIAQYRTVLIEPKNKTEVSNIQDWEISHKYADGTNTLGLVIFGIVFGIALSKMGEPGKPLLNFFDTLSEVSMIITKWVIRISPVGVLFLVISKLLEIEDIGAIAGQLSLYFITVLLGLVIHGCGTLSLIFFICTKQLPFRIIAKMSQVLATAFGTSSSTATLPVTIQCLDNIGVDPRITRFVVPIGATINMDGTALYEAVAAIFIAQVRKIPLSFGNVIGVSITATAASIGAAGIPQAGLVTMVMVLDTVGLPAEDVTLIIAVDWLLDRFRTTINVICDALGAYVVEHLSKKELETSANLQEETIELARVRKTEA; encoded by the exons ATGGCACATccaaaaaaatggaaaagttgCATGTCAGAAAATATGCTGACAATGCTTACTGTAGTCGCCGTTGTAATAGGTGCTATTCTTGGTTTGATTTTAAGAAATGTCAAAGATGAACCGTGGACAAAGCGCGAAATCATGTACATTCAATTTCCGGGGGACATTTTTCTTAGAATGTTAAAAGCACTTATATTGCCTTTAATCGTCGCTAGCATTATTAGCGCGATCGGCGGCTTGGATCTTAATTTATccg GAAAGATTGGTATaagatcgatttattattatgcttCAACAACAATATCTGCTGTAATTCTTGGCATAATTTTAGTCTTAATTATTAGACCTGGAGAGTTCAGTGCAAATAATATGATTGcaaaagagaatataacaCCAACTAAAGATATTACAACCACAGATacaatattagatttaattag aaatgtgTTTCCACCAAATCTTGTACAAGCTTGTATTGCTcag TATCGTACTGTACTAATAGAGCCTAAAAATAAGACAGAAg taagtAATATACAAGATTGGGAAATATCTCATAAATATGCAGATGGCACAAATACTTTAGGCTTAGTTATATTTGGAATTGTATTTGGAATAGCTCTTAGTAAAATGGGTGAACCAGGAAAaccacttttaaatttttttgacacTTTATCTGAAGTATCTATGATTATTACTAAATGGGTTATacg aatatCTCCAGTTGGTGTGCTTTTTCTTGTTATATCAAAACTTTTAGAAATTGAAGATATTGGTGCTATTGCTGGACAACTaagcttatattttattacagtaTTATTAGGTTTGGTTATTCATGGGTGTGGAACActttctcttatatttttcatttgtactAAACAATTGCCATTTAGAATAATAGCTAAGATGAGTCAAGTTTTAGCAACTGCATTTGGTACTTCATCAAG CACTGCTACACTGCCAGTAACAATACAATGTTTAGATAATATAGGTGTAGATCCCAGAATTACAAGATTTGTTGTTCCAATTGGTGCTACTATTAATATGGATGGAACTGCATTATATGAAGCTGTTGCAGCAATATTTATAGCTCAAGTTAGAAAAATTCCATTGTCTTTTGGCAATGTCATTGGTGTTAG tATAACTGCAACTGCAGCAAGTATAGGAGCTGCTGGCATTCCACAAGCTGGTCTTGTTACAATGGTTATGGTATTAGATACTGTAGGTTTACCTGCTGAAGATGTAACACTTATTATTGCTGTAGATTGGCTTCT ggATCGTTTTCGTACGACGATAAACGTTATATGTGATGCACTTGGAGCTTATGTTGTTGAACATTTGAGTAAAAAAGAACTTGAAACAAGTGCAAATCTTCAAGAAGAAACAATTGAATTAGCCAGAGTGAGAAAAACAGAAgcataa
- the LOC412381 gene encoding vacuolar protein-sorting-associated protein 25 — translation MAEIEWPWQYSFPPFFTLQPHSDTRAKQLSAWKSLILEYYRITKQAIIDVREIHSSPLFNNTAINRKLPSEAVLLLLEELAKSGNASPLDKTKQRWLIYWHTLEEWGEIIYNWAQENGFCGSVCTLFELTQGEDTIDQEFYGLDTEILIRALKTLETNKKAELILFDDNQGVKFF, via the exons atgGCAGAAATTGAGTGGCCATGGCAATATagttttcctcccttttttac TCTTCAACCTCATTCAGATACTAGGGCTAAGCAATTATCAGCAtggaaaagtttaatattagaatattatcgtATTACAAAACAAGCTATTATTGATGTAAGAGAAATACACTCAAGcccattatttaataatactgcAATAAATC gAAAGTTACCATCAGAagctgttttattattattggaagaaTTAGCAAAATCAGGAAATGCTAGTCCATtagataaaacaaaacaaagatGGCTAATTTATTGGCATACTTTAGAAGAATGgggtgaaattatttataattgggCACAAGAAAATGGATTTTGTGGCTCTGTATGTACTTTATTTGAGTTAACACAAGGAGAAGACACAATTGATCAAg aattttatggacttgatacagaaatattaattagagcACTTAAAACAttggaaacaaataaaaaagcggaattaattttatttgatgataATCAAggtgttaaatttttttag
- the LOC726047 gene encoding cyclin-dependent kinases regulatory subunit yields the protein MSHKMYYSDKYYDDKYEYRHVVLPKEMVKSVPTTHLLSEQEWRAMGVQQSQGWVHYMIHKPEPHILLFKRKITSPPPEN from the exons ATGTCTCACAAGATGTATTATTCGGATAAATACTACgatgataaatatgaatatag acaTGTAGTACTGCCAAAAGAAATGGTTAAATCAGTTCCAACTACTCATCTCCTTTCCGAACAGGAATGGAGAGCTATGGGTGTTCAACAGAGTCAAGGTTGGGTTCATTACATGATTCATAAACCAG aaccGCATATTTTactctttaaaagaaaaataacatctCCACCACcagagaattaa
- the LOC412382 gene encoding excitatory amino acid transporter 3 isoform X2, with translation MIAKENITPTKDITTTDTILDLIRNVFPPNLVQACIAQYRTVLIEPKNKTEVSNIQDWEISHKYADGTNTLGLVIFGIVFGIALSKMGEPGKPLLNFFDTLSEVSMIITKWVIRISPVGVLFLVISKLLEIEDIGAIAGQLSLYFITVLLGLVIHGCGTLSLIFFICTKQLPFRIIAKMSQVLATAFGTSSSTATLPVTIQCLDNIGVDPRITRFVVPIGATINMDGTALYEAVAAIFIAQVRKIPLSFGNVIGVSITATAASIGAAGIPQAGLVTMVMVLDTVGLPAEDVTLIIAVDWLLDRFRTTINVICDALGAYVVEHLSKKELETSANLQEETIELARVRKTEA, from the exons ATGATTGcaaaagagaatataacaCCAACTAAAGATATTACAACCACAGATacaatattagatttaattag aaatgtgTTTCCACCAAATCTTGTACAAGCTTGTATTGCTcag TATCGTACTGTACTAATAGAGCCTAAAAATAAGACAGAAg taagtAATATACAAGATTGGGAAATATCTCATAAATATGCAGATGGCACAAATACTTTAGGCTTAGTTATATTTGGAATTGTATTTGGAATAGCTCTTAGTAAAATGGGTGAACCAGGAAAaccacttttaaatttttttgacacTTTATCTGAAGTATCTATGATTATTACTAAATGGGTTATacg aatatCTCCAGTTGGTGTGCTTTTTCTTGTTATATCAAAACTTTTAGAAATTGAAGATATTGGTGCTATTGCTGGACAACTaagcttatattttattacagtaTTATTAGGTTTGGTTATTCATGGGTGTGGAACActttctcttatatttttcatttgtactAAACAATTGCCATTTAGAATAATAGCTAAGATGAGTCAAGTTTTAGCAACTGCATTTGGTACTTCATCAAG CACTGCTACACTGCCAGTAACAATACAATGTTTAGATAATATAGGTGTAGATCCCAGAATTACAAGATTTGTTGTTCCAATTGGTGCTACTATTAATATGGATGGAACTGCATTATATGAAGCTGTTGCAGCAATATTTATAGCTCAAGTTAGAAAAATTCCATTGTCTTTTGGCAATGTCATTGGTGTTAG tATAACTGCAACTGCAGCAAGTATAGGAGCTGCTGGCATTCCACAAGCTGGTCTTGTTACAATGGTTATGGTATTAGATACTGTAGGTTTACCTGCTGAAGATGTAACACTTATTATTGCTGTAGATTGGCTTCT ggATCGTTTTCGTACGACGATAAACGTTATATGTGATGCACTTGGAGCTTATGTTGTTGAACATTTGAGTAAAAAAGAACTTGAAACAAGTGCAAATCTTCAAGAAGAAACAATTGAATTAGCCAGAGTGAGAAAAACAGAAgcataa